From the genome of Geobacter sp. SVR, one region includes:
- a CDS encoding response regulator: MKYRARILVVEDDAAAAKRLGKSLTSLGYDVVAIVDSGEEAVDTAIVLRPDLILMDVAPKGLDGISAAGRIHAEQDTPVVYLTPRGDDDTFSRAKAANGFAYLVKPFRPGPLRHCIELALHKCNLERSLRKDEARYHTFFDTAGSAILIVEEHTVIAQVNEEFERLSGYSRSELEHRKRLTDFFLGQDLEAVSGYVNLMRMVPALAPIHCEASFYDRRGNAREIIFSIKRVPGAPGSMVSIIDTSDWRHVEREHDATIELLHHINSSTGIDDLRQRATTFLAGLLGGVRTGIRMCTANDDPLHEAAAGRLHEFETGTLDLLAVCPDETATCDPPFLESLCGAVLTGCTDPSRPFFTDNGSFWTNSSSDVLQKCDFGGIHRIRGQRDCCGYESIAVIPLRTGGKILGVMHFADQARERFTPRLIAMLERIGDHLALALSHRQADEKITSYMHELEKSRDRIVQQSHELMVAHRMAETANRAKSDFLATMSHEIRTPMTSVIGMADLLMKTELTEQQRILAGGILNSADTLLEIINDILDFSKVESGKVEIKPAPFDLRSLCEEVADLLSPKTAGKQVEIIVNCPPEIPTHLIGDAGRIRQVLVNLAGNAVKFTEKGHVTIEVECSAGEGADPLFMIRVRDTGVGIPDDKIPLLFQKFYRVESVTHRKFAGTGLGLAISKSLVERMGGTIGAHSTAGSGSLFWFELALALDTSYPVVSDSLSGLSGTRVLVVDDEYQNCQMLAKHLAFRGMRCSSSLSGEAALELLNGALAGNDPFRIVLIDQNMPDMDGATLGRIIKEHRDLASTRLILLSADIHRCRKTVDSTHDMFAAFLDKPIRMHGLVKALQAVSPFPQHDDGAGKDAPVTARPAAPFASLRVLLVEDNPASEEVAAAMLQFLGCTADVATSGSEAVEMACRHPYDIVFMDCNMPHMDGFEATAEIRSREGTSRHTVIIALTANAIRGYREKCLLAGMDDYLSKPVRSQELLETLTRWVSPGLLKEAAFAECEPETDVGAGGIFDAERLQKLLVIFKKSGKDLVSTVVEPFLENIEKNMPLLHLAVSEGNFSGVYATAHQLQGGSRNLGLRRVTAICAGIQNSSGLHNHESVRRLVHSLEKEVPLVRRQVYQMREQGLI, from the coding sequence GTGAAATATCGCGCCAGAATCCTGGTGGTCGAGGATGATGCCGCGGCTGCCAAACGGCTGGGCAAGTCTCTGACCAGCCTCGGATATGACGTGGTTGCAATCGTTGACAGCGGCGAAGAAGCGGTCGATACGGCGATCGTTCTGCGGCCGGACCTGATCCTGATGGATGTAGCCCCGAAAGGGCTCGACGGCATCTCCGCCGCCGGCCGCATCCACGCGGAGCAGGATACTCCGGTCGTGTATCTTACCCCCCGTGGCGATGACGACACCTTTTCCCGTGCCAAAGCAGCCAATGGCTTCGCCTATCTGGTCAAGCCGTTCCGGCCAGGGCCTCTGCGCCACTGTATCGAGCTGGCGCTGCACAAGTGCAATCTGGAACGCTCCCTCAGGAAGGATGAAGCCCGTTATCACACCTTCTTCGATACGGCCGGAAGCGCAATATTGATCGTTGAGGAGCATACCGTAATCGCTCAGGTGAACGAGGAGTTCGAGCGGCTGTCGGGCTACTCCCGCAGCGAGCTGGAGCACAGAAAGCGTCTGACCGATTTCTTCCTCGGCCAGGACCTCGAAGCGGTCAGCGGCTACGTCAATCTAATGAGAATGGTGCCTGCCCTTGCTCCCATACATTGCGAGGCATCCTTCTACGATCGGCGGGGGAATGCCCGGGAGATCATTTTCAGCATCAAAAGGGTGCCCGGAGCTCCCGGCAGCATGGTCTCGATCATCGACACCAGCGACTGGAGGCATGTTGAAAGGGAACACGATGCAACCATAGAGCTGCTGCACCACATCAACAGCAGCACCGGTATCGATGATCTCCGGCAGCGGGCGACGACCTTCCTGGCCGGCTTGCTGGGGGGGGTCAGGACAGGCATCAGGATGTGTACGGCCAATGACGACCCCCTGCATGAGGCCGCGGCAGGACGCCTCCACGAGTTTGAGACCGGAACCCTCGATTTGCTGGCCGTGTGCCCCGACGAAACGGCCACCTGCGATCCCCCTTTTCTCGAAAGCCTATGCGGCGCAGTGCTGACCGGCTGTACCGATCCCTCCCGCCCCTTCTTTACCGACAACGGTTCATTCTGGACCAATTCATCCTCCGACGTGCTGCAAAAATGCGATTTTGGCGGGATCCACCGGATCCGGGGGCAGCGCGACTGCTGCGGCTATGAATCGATAGCCGTCATCCCGCTTCGCACAGGGGGCAAGATACTCGGGGTGATGCATTTCGCGGATCAGGCCAGGGAACGCTTCACGCCGCGGCTGATTGCCATGCTCGAACGGATCGGGGATCACCTGGCCCTGGCCCTGTCGCACAGGCAGGCCGATGAGAAGATCACCAGCTACATGCATGAACTGGAGAAATCGCGAGACCGGATCGTGCAGCAGTCCCATGAGCTGATGGTGGCGCACAGGATGGCTGAAACCGCCAACCGCGCCAAAAGCGATTTTCTCGCCACCATGAGCCATGAGATCCGCACACCCATGACCAGCGTGATCGGCATGGCCGACCTGCTCATGAAGACCGAACTCACCGAGCAGCAGCGCATACTCGCCGGCGGCATACTCAATTCAGCCGATACGCTGCTCGAGATTATCAACGATATCCTCGATTTTTCGAAGGTCGAATCGGGAAAAGTGGAAATCAAGCCGGCGCCCTTCGATTTGCGTTCGCTCTGTGAAGAGGTGGCTGATCTGCTCTCTCCGAAAACTGCCGGCAAGCAGGTTGAAATCATCGTCAACTGTCCGCCTGAGATCCCGACCCATCTGATCGGCGATGCTGGGCGCATCAGGCAGGTGCTGGTGAACCTGGCGGGCAATGCAGTCAAATTCACCGAAAAGGGTCATGTGACCATCGAGGTCGAATGTTCGGCAGGGGAGGGAGCTGACCCGCTCTTCATGATCCGGGTCAGGGATACCGGTGTCGGAATCCCGGATGACAAGATCCCGCTGCTGTTTCAGAAGTTCTATCGGGTGGAGTCGGTTACCCATCGCAAGTTCGCCGGTACCGGGTTGGGGCTGGCCATCAGCAAGAGCCTGGTGGAGCGGATGGGGGGCACGATCGGTGCGCACAGCACTGCGGGCAGCGGTTCGCTTTTCTGGTTCGAGCTGGCACTGGCGCTGGACACCTCGTACCCCGTTGTCAGTGATTCCCTCTCCGGTTTGTCCGGCACACGGGTACTGGTCGTGGACGACGAATACCAGAACTGCCAGATGCTCGCCAAGCACCTGGCGTTTCGGGGGATGCGCTGCAGTTCCTCTCTGTCGGGCGAAGCTGCGCTGGAATTGCTGAATGGCGCACTGGCCGGCAACGACCCCTTCCGGATCGTTCTGATCGACCAGAACATGCCCGACATGGATGGTGCCACCCTCGGAAGGATCATCAAGGAGCACAGGGATCTCGCCTCCACAAGGCTGATCCTGCTGTCGGCGGACATCCACCGCTGCCGGAAGACGGTCGACTCTACCCACGATATGTTTGCGGCGTTCCTTGACAAGCCGATCCGCATGCACGGCCTCGTGAAAGCCCTGCAGGCCGTATCCCCGTTTCCGCAGCATGACGACGGAGCCGGGAAGGACGCCCCGGTTACCGCGCGGCCGGCGGCTCCCTTCGCAAGCCTGCGTGTGCTCCTGGTGGAGGACAATCCTGCCAGCGAAGAGGTGGCGGCCGCCATGCTCCAGTTTCTCGGCTGCACCGCCGACGTGGCCACCAGCGGCAGCGAGGCGGTTGAAATGGCCTGCCGGCATCCCTACGATATCGTCTTCATGGACTGCAACATGCCGCATATGGACGGATTCGAGGCTACGGCGGAGATCCGGAGCCGCGAGGGCACATCCAGGCACACCGTTATCATAGCTCTTACTGCCAACGCCATCAGGGGCTACCGGGAAAAGTGCCTCCTGGCGGGCATGGACGACTATCTCAGCAAACCGGTCCGGTCGCAGGAGCTGCTGGAAACGCTGACGCGGTGGGTATCTCCCGGTTTGCTGAAAGAGGCTGCATTCGCGGAATGCGAACCTGAAACCGACGTCGGGGCAGGGGGGATATTCGATGCGGAACGGTTGCAGAAGCTGTTGGTGATATTCAAGAAGAGCGGCAAGGACCTGGTGTCCACGGTTGTGGAGCCGTTTCTGGAGAATATCGAAAAAAACATGCCTCTCTTGCATCTGGCAGTGTCGGAGGGCAATTTTTCAGGGGTGTATGCCACTGCCCACCAGCTTCAGGGGGGCAGCAGGAATCTCGGCCTGCGCAGGGTGACCGCCATCTGCGCCGGCATTCAGAACAGTTCCGGCCTGCATAACCACGAGTCAGTCAGGCGCCTGGTCCATTCACTGGAAAAGGAGGTGCCGCTGGTAAGAAGGCAGGTCTACCAGATGAGGGAGCAGGGATTGATCTGA
- a CDS encoding sigma-54 dependent transcriptional regulator: MNAKINAQLPILLIDDDPIVLEVSVTALESEGVTNVLTLSDSRNIIKFLENNPVSMIVLDLLMPHVSGMEILPVLIRDYPHIPVIVMTSSDDIDTAVSCIKAGATDYLTKPMDIERLLLSVEKALQVSELSTENRNLRTYLLNDCLQHPEAFGSIVTVSKKMRAIFQYIEVIAKSDQPVLITGETGVGKELIARVIATLSQRSGAFVTVNAAGLDDNMFSDTLFGHKKGAFTGADQSRDGLVSAAEKGTLFLDEIGDLNETSQVKLLRLIQEQEFYPVGSDLLKKTDARLIVATNKDLTQLITAGTFRKDLYYRLCAHHIHLPPLSERREDIPVLLDHFLDKACKALNKPKPQPSREVAALLSTYHFQGNVRELHAMVFDAVARYSAGLLTLDCFAGLSRGDCCTNELVKLLPANKEVDEALYSFFGRFPTIREVEDYLISSAMNLTGGNQRSASTLLGIARQTLSKRLSGPGDRESGTRDQGPGTSNIKVFYPSFKDFPGP; this comes from the coding sequence GTGAACGCGAAGATAAATGCGCAATTGCCGATTCTGTTAATCGACGATGATCCCATTGTACTCGAAGTCAGCGTGACAGCCCTGGAAAGCGAGGGCGTCACCAACGTCCTGACGCTCTCCGACAGCAGAAACATCATCAAATTCCTGGAAAACAACCCGGTGTCCATGATCGTCCTCGACCTTTTGATGCCGCACGTCTCGGGCATGGAGATCTTGCCGGTACTTATCCGCGATTATCCCCACATTCCTGTCATCGTCATGACCTCGTCAGACGACATCGACACCGCTGTCAGCTGCATCAAAGCCGGAGCAACCGATTATCTCACCAAGCCGATGGATATCGAACGTCTGCTGCTGAGCGTAGAGAAGGCCCTGCAGGTCAGTGAGCTGTCCACCGAGAACCGCAATCTGCGCACGTATCTGCTCAATGACTGCCTGCAGCATCCGGAGGCCTTCGGGAGCATCGTCACGGTCAGCAAGAAGATGCGCGCCATTTTCCAGTACATCGAGGTGATCGCAAAATCGGACCAGCCGGTGCTGATCACCGGCGAAACCGGTGTCGGCAAGGAGTTGATCGCCAGAGTTATCGCAACATTGAGCCAGAGAAGCGGTGCATTCGTTACGGTCAATGCCGCCGGCCTGGACGACAACATGTTTTCCGATACCCTTTTCGGCCACAAGAAAGGGGCCTTTACCGGTGCCGACCAGTCCCGGGACGGACTGGTCAGTGCAGCCGAAAAGGGGACCCTGTTTCTCGACGAAATCGGGGATCTGAACGAAACGTCCCAGGTGAAACTGTTGCGGTTGATCCAGGAACAGGAATTTTATCCCGTCGGCTCCGACCTGCTGAAGAAAACCGATGCCCGGCTGATAGTGGCCACTAACAAGGACTTGACCCAGCTGATCACTGCCGGCACCTTTCGCAAGGATCTCTATTACCGGCTCTGCGCCCATCATATCCACCTGCCGCCGCTGAGCGAGCGCAGGGAGGATATCCCGGTGCTGCTGGACCATTTCCTCGACAAGGCCTGCAAGGCGCTCAACAAGCCGAAACCGCAGCCCTCGCGCGAGGTGGCGGCCCTGCTGTCGACCTACCACTTCCAGGGCAATGTCCGGGAACTGCACGCGATGGTGTTCGACGCGGTTGCCCGGTACAGCGCCGGGCTGCTGACCCTGGACTGTTTTGCCGGATTATCGCGCGGCGATTGTTGCACCAATGAGCTCGTGAAGCTGCTGCCGGCCAACAAGGAGGTGGACGAGGCCCTGTACAGTTTCTTCGGGCGCTTTCCCACCATCAGGGAGGTTGAGGACTACCTGATCTCATCGGCCATGAACCTGACCGGCGGCAACCAACGCTCGGCCTCGACGCTGCTGGGAATTGCCCGGCAAACCCTCAGCAAGCGCCTTTCAGGGCCCGGGGACCGAGAATCAGGGACCAGGGACCAGGGACCGGGGACCAGTAACATCAAAGTCTTTTACCCTTCTTTTAAAGATTTTCCCGGTCCCTGA
- a CDS encoding SLBB domain-containing protein, whose amino-acid sequence MRWNQKLAAMMLILLPALAVHAEAPFPADDVPPQYNAQQYNPQQYGSQQYVTEIGNDTAPSLSEPAPFAVKDAGTMPTAPAQPSSSAGQQPASQMIGPRTVPGSVPRNGVQSAHSKPGVQTASKPSPGTAEAEALSGAESVVPTSPVDAKNVKVLELSPIERAMTEPDIGTYKFSPQRFRVQNLRQFGYSFFRSEARGFAPLTDIPVGPDYVLGAGDHIALTVWGSIEGHYDLEVSRSGEIVLPKVGAVKVAGVTYGQLPKFLNGQLAKVFRDFQLNVTMGKLRLIKVYLVGEVNAPGDYNVSSLSTLINALSAAGGPTRNGSLRAIAIKREGKLVDTIDLYDFFLKGDKSRDIRLQPGDTVFVPSIGPVAGIAGNVRRPAIYELKNEKTLKELLDLADGIVPTGYLQRLQISRVEAHDKKVVTDVNLDTKEGKTLEDRAASIPIKDQDLVKIFPIDRKLRDYVRLEGYVLRPGDYALQPGMRIHQLLPHDNILPETSMEVGEITRLYPPDLHPEKIVFHPGRALTGAPADDLELQEFDQVRIFSRWELEEMPTVRVLGEVQKPGEYRLMKNMRVTDLLISGGYPKNNAYLKSAEITRLKQTANNVTSFPILIDLEEAIKGNSQHNIPLEPFDELTVRKIPNWSEVAERYVTLKGEFRFPGVYPIFKGEKLSSVIRRAGGYSERAYLRAAKFTRESVREIQQKRMDEFIATTEQDMNRRMTEVASAASSPEELASAKAVLEGVKSNLQLLKAAKAEGRLVIKLAPLDKFTNSTYDIAAMGGDVLEVPQRSYSVSVLGKVVNPTNFVANFGRPVGYYLQNAGGTTSDSDEDEIYVIRADGSVFSRQQYSSFSSVFGGGFMSEPVESGDAIVVPQKFEKTAWLRTIKDITTIMSQIAITAGTVFLGLR is encoded by the coding sequence ATGAGATGGAATCAAAAACTGGCGGCGATGATGCTGATTCTACTGCCGGCGCTTGCCGTTCACGCGGAAGCGCCCTTCCCGGCGGATGACGTCCCCCCGCAATACAACGCTCAACAGTACAACCCCCAGCAGTATGGCTCCCAGCAATATGTGACCGAAATCGGCAATGACACGGCCCCTTCTCTGTCAGAGCCTGCACCATTTGCCGTAAAAGATGCCGGCACCATGCCGACAGCGCCCGCCCAGCCGTCGTCTTCTGCCGGGCAGCAGCCCGCCTCTCAGATGATTGGCCCCCGTACCGTTCCGGGCTCCGTCCCGAGAAACGGGGTCCAGTCGGCACACTCGAAACCCGGTGTGCAAACTGCCTCGAAACCGTCACCTGGTACCGCCGAAGCAGAAGCGCTTTCCGGCGCTGAGTCAGTCGTCCCCACGTCACCTGTTGACGCCAAAAATGTCAAAGTCCTCGAGCTATCACCGATCGAACGTGCCATGACGGAACCCGATATTGGCACCTATAAATTTTCCCCGCAACGTTTCCGGGTCCAGAACCTGCGTCAGTTCGGCTACTCCTTTTTTCGTTCCGAAGCCCGGGGATTCGCCCCTCTGACCGATATCCCGGTTGGTCCGGACTATGTGCTCGGGGCCGGTGACCACATCGCCCTCACCGTATGGGGCAGCATCGAAGGTCACTATGACCTGGAGGTCAGCCGCAGCGGCGAAATCGTGCTCCCCAAGGTGGGGGCGGTTAAGGTTGCCGGCGTTACCTACGGTCAGTTGCCCAAATTCCTCAACGGCCAGCTGGCCAAAGTCTTTCGCGACTTTCAGCTCAACGTCACCATGGGCAAATTGCGTCTGATCAAGGTATATCTGGTGGGTGAGGTCAACGCTCCCGGTGATTACAACGTTTCTTCCCTCTCCACCCTTATCAATGCGCTTTCCGCGGCCGGCGGCCCCACCCGCAACGGCAGCCTGCGCGCCATCGCCATCAAGCGCGAAGGCAAATTGGTAGATACGATCGACCTGTATGATTTTTTCCTCAAGGGGGACAAGAGCCGTGACATCCGTCTCCAGCCGGGAGACACCGTCTTTGTACCCAGCATCGGTCCGGTGGCCGGCATTGCAGGGAACGTCCGGAGACCGGCGATCTACGAACTGAAAAACGAAAAAACCCTCAAGGAACTGCTCGATCTGGCCGACGGCATCGTTCCGACCGGCTACCTCCAGCGGCTCCAGATCTCGCGGGTCGAGGCCCACGACAAGAAGGTGGTCACGGACGTCAACCTGGACACCAAAGAAGGCAAGACTCTGGAAGACAGGGCAGCCTCGATTCCGATCAAGGACCAGGATCTGGTCAAGATCTTTCCTATCGACAGGAAACTGCGGGATTACGTACGCTTGGAAGGCTATGTACTGCGCCCGGGAGATTACGCCCTCCAACCCGGCATGCGCATCCACCAGCTCCTGCCGCATGACAACATCCTGCCTGAAACGAGCATGGAAGTGGGCGAGATCACCCGCCTGTACCCGCCCGACCTGCATCCGGAAAAAATCGTATTCCACCCCGGCAGGGCGCTGACCGGCGCACCTGCCGACGACCTGGAATTGCAGGAGTTCGACCAGGTGAGGATCTTCTCGCGCTGGGAACTAGAGGAGATGCCGACAGTCCGCGTATTGGGCGAAGTCCAGAAACCGGGTGAATATCGGCTGATGAAGAATATGCGCGTGACCGACCTGCTGATCAGCGGCGGCTATCCCAAGAACAACGCCTATCTGAAGAGCGCCGAGATCACGCGCCTTAAGCAGACCGCCAACAATGTCACCAGCTTTCCTATCCTGATCGACCTGGAGGAGGCCATCAAGGGCAATTCGCAGCACAACATTCCCCTGGAGCCTTTCGACGAGCTCACCGTACGCAAGATACCCAACTGGTCGGAGGTGGCTGAGCGATACGTCACGCTCAAAGGAGAATTCCGTTTTCCGGGCGTGTACCCGATCTTCAAGGGCGAAAAACTCAGCTCCGTCATTCGCCGGGCCGGAGGGTACTCCGAGCGCGCCTACTTGCGGGCAGCCAAGTTCACCCGTGAATCCGTGCGCGAGATCCAGCAGAAACGGATGGACGAATTCATCGCCACCACCGAACAGGACATGAACCGCAGGATGACCGAAGTGGCCAGCGCCGCCTCCAGTCCGGAAGAACTGGCTTCTGCCAAGGCGGTCCTGGAGGGAGTGAAAAGCAATCTGCAGTTGCTCAAGGCAGCCAAGGCCGAAGGGCGCTTGGTGATCAAGCTGGCACCCCTGGATAAGTTCACCAACTCGACCTATGATATCGCGGCCATGGGTGGTGACGTCCTGGAAGTGCCGCAGCGCAGTTATTCCGTCTCAGTGCTCGGAAAGGTCGTCAATCCCACCAACTTTGTTGCTAACTTCGGGCGGCCGGTCGGCTACTATCTTCAAAACGCCGGTGGCACGACCAGTGACAGCGATGAGGACGAAATCTACGTCATACGGGCCGACGGTTCGGTCTTCAGCCGTCAGCAGTACTCGTCCTTTTCCTCCGTTTTTGGGGGAGGCTTTATGAGCGAGCCGGTCGAATCGGGGGACGCCATTGTGGTACCCCAGAAATTTGAGAAAACCGCTTGGCTTCGCACCATCAAGGACATCACCACCATCATGAGCCAGATCGCCATCACGGCCGGCACGGTCTTTCTTGGTCTGCGTTAG
- a CDS encoding NAD-dependent epimerase yields MSKILVTGAAGFIGFHLSKRLLERGDTVVGYDNMNDYYDVTLKEARLEQLVSMPGFRMVRAGLEDRTTLEQLFAEEGFDVVINLATQAGVRYSISNPHAYIQSNLVGFINILEACRHNKVEHLVYASSSSVYGANTTMPFSTHHNVDHPVSLYAATKKSNELMAHTYSSLYGLPTTGLRFFTTYGPWGRPDMALFLFTKAILEGKPIDVYDYGKMRRDFTYIDDVIEGIVRVADNVPVPNPLWSGAAPDPATSYAPYRIYNIGNNNPVMLLDFIETLEKHLGRPAQKNMMPIQDGDVPETCADVDDLMRDVGFRPATTVEEGIGRFVAWYQSYYKVEISS; encoded by the coding sequence ATGTCAAAAATCCTGGTAACCGGCGCTGCCGGTTTCATAGGTTTTCATCTCTCGAAGCGGCTGCTCGAACGCGGGGATACGGTTGTCGGCTACGACAACATGAACGACTACTATGATGTCACCCTCAAGGAGGCGCGGCTGGAACAGCTGGTGTCTATGCCGGGCTTTCGCATGGTGAGGGCAGGCCTCGAGGATCGCACTACGCTGGAACAGCTGTTCGCTGAAGAGGGTTTCGACGTGGTAATTAACCTGGCCACCCAGGCCGGCGTACGCTACTCCATCAGCAACCCTCACGCCTACATTCAGAGCAACCTTGTCGGCTTTATCAACATCCTCGAAGCCTGCCGCCATAACAAGGTGGAGCACCTTGTCTACGCCTCGTCCAGTTCCGTGTACGGCGCCAATACCACTATGCCATTTTCCACCCATCACAACGTGGATCACCCGGTGTCACTGTACGCCGCAACCAAGAAATCCAATGAACTGATGGCTCACACCTATTCGAGCCTCTACGGTCTGCCAACCACCGGGCTGCGCTTCTTCACAACCTACGGCCCCTGGGGACGTCCCGACATGGCGCTGTTTCTTTTCACTAAAGCCATTCTGGAAGGCAAGCCGATCGACGTTTATGATTATGGCAAAATGCGACGGGACTTCACCTATATCGACGACGTCATCGAGGGTATCGTCAGGGTGGCAGACAACGTGCCTGTACCCAATCCATTATGGAGCGGCGCTGCTCCCGATCCCGCCACCAGCTACGCCCCCTATCGCATCTACAACATCGGCAACAATAATCCGGTCATGCTGCTGGATTTCATCGAGACACTGGAAAAACACCTGGGGAGACCGGCGCAGAAGAACATGATGCCTATCCAGGATGGGGATGTGCCTGAAACCTGTGCCGATGTAGATGACTTGATGCGTGATGTGGGCTTCAGACCGGCAACTACCGTTGAAGAGGGTATCGGACGTTTTGTCGCGTGGTATCAGAGTTATTATAAAGTAGAGATCTCTTCTTGA
- a CDS encoding Wzz/FepE/Etk N-terminal domain-containing protein, with the protein MHQNTPGTSPHSSPGNPITRHQQTPLIHESSGSCPSPEPRTLNFEADVEILPTTPGISPRPVTPAVSLVDLLLVIAQHKKMILLTSLGAALLTALITLFMPNIYTATTLILASEDDKAGMSAMMAQLGGLAGLAGGSLGGPTKTDLYVSMLRSEAVKDPIIDRYKLLDVYKAKFRVDAYKTLDTKAMISAGKKDGIITIAVNDKDPKRAADMANGYVEELGKLAVRLSMSGAGKNRLFLEERLTTAKADLTRAEDELKAFQSRNKMVNVTEQAKASIEGVAQLRAQLAVQEVQLAALQRQFTDSSQEVKRARTSVENMKRQIARLEGSGGNSSIPSVGSVPQLGQDYLRLMREFKIQETMVELLTKQYEMARLSESKDLSPFQVLQKAKVPEKKSKPARSKLVIVATFVTFFFSVLFAFAREGFARMPEKELERWKSLRSPRR; encoded by the coding sequence ATGCATCAGAATACCCCCGGTACTAGCCCTCATTCCTCACCTGGCAATCCGATCACGAGGCACCAACAAACACCTTTAATCCATGAGTCTAGCGGCTCTTGTCCTAGCCCCGAACCTCGTACTTTGAATTTTGAAGCTGACGTTGAAATTCTGCCAACTACTCCAGGTATTTCGCCGCGACCAGTGACTCCCGCCGTGTCTCTCGTAGATTTGCTACTCGTCATTGCCCAGCACAAGAAGATGATTCTGCTCACTTCCTTAGGTGCGGCGCTCCTGACCGCGTTGATTACTCTCTTCATGCCTAACATCTACACCGCCACGACCTTGATTCTGGCCTCGGAAGATGACAAAGCCGGTATGAGTGCAATGATGGCTCAATTGGGGGGATTGGCCGGCCTCGCAGGCGGATCGCTCGGCGGTCCCACCAAGACGGATCTGTATGTATCCATGCTCAGGAGTGAAGCTGTCAAAGACCCGATTATCGACCGTTACAAGCTTTTGGATGTGTATAAGGCGAAATTCAGGGTTGATGCCTATAAAACGCTGGATACCAAGGCCATGATCAGCGCAGGGAAAAAAGACGGCATCATAACCATCGCCGTGAATGACAAGGACCCCAAACGGGCCGCCGATATGGCCAACGGATATGTTGAAGAGTTGGGCAAGCTTGCCGTAAGGCTCAGCATGAGCGGAGCCGGCAAGAACCGCCTGTTTCTGGAGGAGCGCTTAACAACCGCCAAGGCGGATTTGACCCGCGCCGAAGACGAATTGAAGGCGTTCCAGTCAAGAAACAAGATGGTGAACGTCACGGAGCAGGCAAAGGCGTCCATCGAGGGGGTCGCTCAACTCAGGGCGCAGCTTGCCGTACAGGAGGTCCAGCTTGCCGCCTTGCAGCGCCAGTTTACCGATTCCAGCCAGGAAGTGAAGCGGGCCCGGACCTCGGTCGAAAACATGAAGAGGCAGATCGCCCGACTGGAGGGGAGCGGTGGCAACAGTTCCATCCCTTCCGTCGGATCAGTGCCCCAACTGGGCCAGGATTATCTGCGCCTCATGCGCGAGTTCAAGATCCAGGAGACCATGGTCGAGTTGCTGACCAAACAGTATGAGATGGCCAGGCTCTCCGAATCGAAAGACCTCTCCCCCTTCCAGGTCCTGCAAAAAGCCAAAGTGCCGGAAAAAAAGAGCAAACCTGCCCGCTCAAAACTGGTCATTGTTGCAACCTTTGTAACCTTTTTCTTCTCCGTGCTGTTCGCATTCGCCAGGGAAGGCTTTGCCCGGATGCCGGAGAAAGAACTGGAGCGATGGAAGTCGTTGCGCTCTCCGAGACGTTGA